The Streptomyces sp. NBC_00162 genome window below encodes:
- a CDS encoding transcriptional repressor, translated as MATAPGETNAAPVRGRSTRQRAAVAAALDQVDEFRSAQELHDMLKHRGDSVGLTTVYRTLQSLADAGEVDVLRTSDGESVYRRCSTGDHHHHLVCRKCGKAVEVEGPAVEKWAESIAAEHGYVNVAHTVEIFGTCADCAAAG; from the coding sequence GTGGCGACTGCGCCTGGCGAGACGAATGCCGCGCCAGTACGAGGACGATCCACCCGGCAGCGGGCCGCCGTGGCGGCGGCGCTGGACCAGGTGGACGAGTTCCGCAGTGCCCAGGAACTCCACGACATGCTCAAGCACCGTGGCGATTCCGTGGGCCTGACCACCGTCTACCGCACGCTCCAGTCGCTCGCGGACGCCGGCGAGGTCGACGTACTGCGCACCAGCGACGGCGAGTCCGTCTACCGGCGCTGCTCCACCGGCGACCACCACCACCACCTGGTCTGCCGCAAGTGCGGCAAGGCGGTGGAGGTGGAGGGCCCGGCCGTGGAGAAGTGGGCCGAGTCCATCGCCGCCGAGCACGGCTACGTGAACGTGGCCCACACGGTGGAGATCTTCGGCACCTGCGCGGACTGCGCGGCCGCGGGCTGA